The following are encoded in a window of Candidatus Jordarchaeales archaeon genomic DNA:
- a CDS encoding DUF6125 family protein, which translates to MSGRELKWERLFNPRSVAVIGASNTPGKIGMILFSTIVTGGFKGDVYPVNPSTESVLGFKAYHSIKQVPGDVDLAIVAVPAKSVVNSVRECAEKGVNWCVVITAGFREIGGEGERMQEELVKICNESGMSLVGPNCMGVYSASSNLHALMNPLFPRKGSVSIVSQSGTVGMMLMDSLSQRGSGVARFVSSGNEAQVRLEDYLEFFAHDPETKVVAVFMEGVRDGRRFMEVARKVAEKKPLICLKGGRTRAGARAARSHTASVAGSLQVFKGVAKQTGIILASDCEELIDLAVAFSLSPLPEGRRIGVVTGGGGWGVLAADACEEHGLELVQLPESVVKKISARAPYYWSRGNPVDLAASMDMELYAWCYDLLLGEGGVDMLIVESMAYDVSGGVRRIVGSEEGAEAFMNSLRRNMVDHVAGVVKKHSKPVFVVARDEKLLKMMAEAGVPVFTSPTRAARCLAKMVEYREFRRRVEAYSGGGSVDAGVGGGRSSVEYIPPERVAEFFRGAYAAIDGVWFMSVEEKYGLSEAAELDARVWRLFARILAKRIMREFDVKGDGLDALVKSISLRWRMEKWVFETHSLSEREAVMRVYVCPWLEAVVKSGRRHVIPAMCGEVCEAVYRSWAETVNPKIVLERTRRMGCGDEFCEFKYSLEGE; encoded by the coding sequence ATGAGCGGGCGCGAGCTCAAATGGGAGCGGCTCTTCAACCCTAGAAGCGTGGCTGTTATCGGTGCTTCCAATACGCCGGGAAAAATAGGCATGATCTTGTTTTCCACCATTGTGACAGGGGGCTTTAAGGGAGATGTTTACCCCGTGAATCCGAGCACTGAGAGCGTCTTAGGATTTAAGGCGTATCATAGTATTAAACAGGTTCCCGGCGACGTCGACCTAGCAATAGTAGCGGTTCCGGCTAAGAGCGTCGTAAACTCTGTTAGGGAGTGCGCCGAGAAAGGTGTGAACTGGTGTGTGGTCATAACAGCTGGCTTCAGGGAGATTGGCGGCGAAGGGGAGCGCATGCAGGAGGAACTCGTGAAGATATGCAATGAAAGCGGCATGAGCCTCGTCGGGCCAAACTGCATGGGAGTTTACAGCGCATCTAGCAACCTTCACGCCCTCATGAACCCGCTTTTCCCGCGCAAGGGGAGTGTTTCGATCGTGAGCCAGAGTGGAACAGTAGGCATGATGCTCATGGACTCGCTGTCGCAACGTGGAAGTGGGGTGGCTAGGTTCGTTAGTAGCGGAAACGAGGCACAGGTGAGGTTAGAAGACTACCTTGAATTCTTCGCCCATGACCCAGAGACAAAGGTTGTCGCAGTTTTCATGGAAGGGGTTAGGGACGGAAGGAGGTTTATGGAAGTTGCGAGGAAGGTGGCGGAGAAGAAGCCACTCATATGCCTTAAGGGGGGTAGGACTAGGGCTGGGGCTAGGGCTGCGCGCTCCCACACGGCCTCAGTTGCGGGCTCGCTCCAGGTTTTCAAAGGTGTGGCGAAGCAGACGGGGATTATCCTTGCATCCGACTGTGAGGAGCTGATAGACCTGGCTGTCGCGTTCTCCCTGAGCCCGCTGCCTGAGGGGCGAAGGATAGGTGTGGTGACGGGTGGTGGAGGGTGGGGTGTTCTGGCCGCTGACGCGTGCGAGGAGCACGGGTTAGAGTTGGTTCAGTTGCCGGAGAGCGTGGTGAAGAAGATTAGTGCTAGGGCTCCTTATTACTGGAGCCGTGGAAACCCCGTGGATTTAGCCGCCAGCATGGACATGGAGCTTTACGCGTGGTGTTACGACCTTCTCTTAGGTGAAGGAGGAGTAGACATGTTGATTGTGGAAAGCATGGCTTACGATGTTTCCGGAGGGGTGAGGCGAATCGTCGGCAGCGAGGAAGGGGCTGAGGCATTCATGAACTCGCTGAGGAGGAACATGGTTGACCATGTGGCTGGAGTGGTGAAAAAGCACAGTAAGCCGGTTTTCGTGGTCGCTAGGGATGAGAAGTTGCTTAAAATGATGGCTGAAGCAGGTGTTCCTGTCTTTACATCACCTACGAGGGCTGCAAGGTGTCTGGCGAAGATGGTGGAGTACCGGGAGTTTAGGAGGAGGGTGGAGGCGTATTCGGGAGGGGGGAGCGTTGACGCTGGTGTTGGGGGAGGCCGTTCTAGCGTTGAGTACATACCCCCTGAGAGGGTGGCCGAGTTCTTTCGTGGCGCTTACGCCGCCATTGACGGCGTTTGGTTCATGAGCGTTGAGGAAAAGTATGGCTTAAGCGAGGCGGCTGAGCTTGACGCACGTGTCTGGAGATTGTTTGCGAGGATACTCGCCAAGAGGATAATGAGGGAGTTTGACGTCAAGGGAGATGGGCTGGACGCGTTGGTGAAGAGCATCTCACTTAGGTGGAGAATGGAGAAGTGGGTGTTCGAGACGCACTCCCTCAGTGAGAGGGAGGCTGTAATGAGGGTTTACGTTTGCCCCTGGCTCGAGGCGGTCGTGAAGTCCGGGAGGAGGCACGTCATCCCAGCGATGTGTGGCGAGGTTTGCGAGGCGGTTTACAGGAGCTGGGCTGAAACAGTGAACCCGAAAATAGTCCTCGAGAGAACGCGGAGGATGGGATGCGGGGACGAGTTCTGCGAGTTTAAGTATAGTTTGGAAGGCGAGTAG
- a CDS encoding nucleotidyltransferase domain-containing protein → MRPVELARRIYEKRKGFFERWEKYVEEVKVRAMSLLPEVKVYVFGSVVRGDYHPMFSDVDVAVVSPGVPEGATERTKVRLKLTEGFDDSSLEVHLLTPKEWETYKRFIDVYREI, encoded by the coding sequence ATGAGGCCCGTTGAGCTCGCCAGGAGGATTTACGAGAAGAGGAAGGGGTTTTTTGAGCGGTGGGAGAAATACGTTGAGGAGGTTAAAGTGAGGGCTATGAGTCTGCTTCCCGAAGTGAAGGTTTACGTTTTTGGAAGCGTGGTGAGGGGGGACTACCACCCGATGTTTTCTGACGTAGATGTGGCAGTGGTTTCCCCCGGTGTGCCTGAGGGGGCTACCGAGAGGACGAAGGTCAGATTGAAGTTGACTGAAGGGTTTGATGACTCTTCTCTAGAAGTACACCTTCTGACCCCGAAAGAGTGGGAGACATACAAGAGGTTCATTGATGTCTATAGGGAGATATAA
- a CDS encoding MFS transporter, translating into MKWYKAYFPFRVASAVTIPLIPVYVGMLGGSLVDAGLAVAIFNSAAALTSIVSGRFSNARILGSYILVGFFGVALSSVVFYTTSRVVHIFLASAIAGFATAICAIAAPLLIAETNKHSSWSKEISSFNRISDLGWLMGLIVGAFWSLLSKGRELFVTSAMLSIVSFAYAFAVLRQRPVELGGVKHVEAVTESSAQDKKLISLYMASTFLIFTSTALGYSLLPSFIVSIRGTSSEVFLAYVTSTIASILTYPKIERLSKGDDVRAQSWASAGRVLIMVAFTLLSLLVRNRSGILFVVVVMALSGFTWAILNVTGPTAAMKLAQGRRGRVMGVYNAAIFLSSIIGSFLSGIVAENLGYPVLFILAAALTLASIPLLEKISRTKLEKRVDPAVSRVLKTQLVTIK; encoded by the coding sequence GTGAAGTGGTACAAGGCTTATTTCCCGTTTAGAGTGGCGAGCGCGGTCACGATTCCACTGATACCCGTCTACGTAGGCATGCTAGGTGGAAGCCTGGTAGATGCTGGCTTAGCTGTAGCCATCTTCAACTCTGCTGCCGCCCTCACATCCATAGTTTCCGGTAGGTTTTCGAATGCGAGAATTCTAGGGAGCTACATCCTCGTAGGGTTCTTTGGGGTCGCTCTGTCAAGCGTGGTGTTCTACACAACCTCCCGCGTCGTCCACATTTTCCTTGCCAGCGCCATAGCAGGCTTCGCAACGGCGATATGCGCCATAGCAGCCCCCCTGTTGATAGCTGAGACAAACAAACACTCGTCGTGGAGCAAAGAGATTAGCTCGTTCAACAGGATTAGCGACCTAGGTTGGCTTATGGGATTAATTGTAGGCGCGTTCTGGTCCCTCCTTTCTAAGGGGAGGGAGCTTTTCGTGACGTCAGCAATGCTCTCGATAGTGAGCTTCGCCTACGCTTTCGCCGTGCTCAGGCAGCGACCCGTAGAGTTGGGAGGTGTGAAGCATGTTGAAGCGGTTACAGAAAGCAGCGCGCAAGACAAGAAGTTAATATCTCTCTACATGGCTTCGACGTTCCTGATATTCACCTCTACAGCCCTCGGCTACTCTCTCCTCCCATCCTTCATAGTGAGTATAAGGGGTACGAGCAGCGAGGTCTTTTTAGCTTACGTCACAAGCACCATCGCCTCTATTCTAACATACCCCAAGATTGAGCGGCTTTCTAAGGGTGATGACGTCCGCGCGCAATCCTGGGCTTCAGCTGGGAGAGTGCTCATAATGGTGGCGTTCACCCTCTTATCGCTACTCGTTAGAAATAGGAGCGGAATTTTGTTTGTTGTAGTCGTCATGGCGCTCTCAGGGTTCACGTGGGCCATACTGAACGTAACAGGGCCAACAGCAGCCATGAAGCTAGCTCAAGGGAGAAGGGGGAGGGTGATGGGCGTCTACAACGCGGCAATCTTTCTATCGTCGATAATTGGGTCTTTCCTGAGCGGTATTGTGGCGGAAAACCTCGGCTACCCGGTACTGTTCATATTGGCAGCCGCGCTCACCCTAGCCAGCATTCCTTTACTCGAAAAAATTAGTAGGACAAAGCTGGAGAAGAGAGTCGACCCGGCAGTTTCGAGAGTGTTGAAAACACAATTGGTGACAATTAAATGA
- a CDS encoding DUF72 domain-containing protein, which produces MLGIFVGTSGWAYFWNPEGSFDWYLKNSGFNAVELNASYYRFPFPSQVRGWAKKTPEWFRWAVKVSRFITHVFKFGERAYQTWQKFRNLFAPLDEKISFYLFQLPPNMKPTEKNVEKIERFAEESELGPRFALEWRNEEWFSEKWVNWARRLNITIVSVDAPELPRDIMVSNGRVYLRMHGRTAWYSHVYSREELEEVAERIVAEGPELVYVFFNNDTGMLPNGREMLQILKLKLAPQ; this is translated from the coding sequence TTGCTGGGTATTTTTGTTGGGACGAGCGGTTGGGCTTACTTTTGGAACCCTGAAGGAAGCTTCGACTGGTATCTTAAGAACAGCGGTTTCAACGCCGTCGAGCTCAACGCAAGCTACTACAGGTTTCCTTTTCCGAGCCAGGTTAGAGGCTGGGCTAAGAAGACTCCTGAGTGGTTTAGGTGGGCTGTCAAGGTCTCTCGCTTTATAACACACGTGTTCAAATTCGGTGAGCGCGCATACCAAACCTGGCAAAAGTTTAGAAATCTTTTCGCCCCCCTCGACGAGAAAATCAGCTTTTACCTCTTCCAGCTTCCACCCAACATGAAGCCGACTGAGAAGAACGTTGAGAAAATAGAGCGGTTCGCCGAGGAGTCGGAACTTGGGCCGCGCTTCGCACTGGAGTGGAGGAACGAGGAGTGGTTTAGCGAGAAGTGGGTTAACTGGGCGCGCAGATTAAACATAACTATAGTCTCAGTTGACGCCCCCGAACTGCCACGCGACATCATGGTGTCTAATGGAAGAGTCTACCTTAGAATGCATGGCAGGACGGCGTGGTACTCCCACGTCTATAGCAGGGAGGAGCTTGAAGAGGTCGCTGAGAGAATAGTTGCCGAGGGACCCGAGCTCGTCTACGTCTTCTTCAACAACGACACGGGAATGCTTCCAAACGGAAGGGAGATGCTGCAAATACTGAAGCTTAAGCTTGCACCACAATAA
- a CDS encoding alpha/beta hydrolase, whose product MSGLHDCDLSFLDIPEVLRFVFYPRKDFSTWLGSVCFVDVGGGVRLACKFYSCDEGRPALLYFHGNGETAGDYDEFSWFFTKRGLNLFVAEYRGYGLSGGSPTITSLLRDAHIVFGRFKSVAFEEKWGGMFIMGRSLGSIPAIELAYHYQDEIKGLIVESGIANTFTLFLDFFGIKISDELREQLESVSNKAKIRKIKAPTLIIHAENDTLIPVSEAIELYENSGAEDKELFIIPGADHNDLWFVAGEKYYDKIKAFVEEHS is encoded by the coding sequence GTGAGCGGCTTGCACGACTGCGACCTGTCATTCCTAGACATACCTGAGGTTTTGAGGTTCGTCTTTTACCCCCGAAAGGACTTCTCCACATGGCTTGGATCCGTGTGCTTCGTTGATGTCGGTGGAGGGGTACGCTTAGCGTGCAAGTTCTACTCGTGCGACGAGGGGAGGCCTGCGCTCTTGTACTTTCACGGTAACGGTGAGACTGCGGGAGACTACGACGAGTTCTCGTGGTTTTTCACAAAGAGGGGCCTGAACCTCTTCGTCGCAGAGTATAGGGGGTACGGGCTGAGCGGGGGGAGCCCCACTATAACAAGCCTGCTTCGCGACGCGCACATCGTTTTTGGGAGGTTTAAGAGTGTGGCTTTCGAGGAAAAGTGGGGTGGCATGTTCATCATGGGTCGCTCACTCGGAAGTATTCCGGCAATCGAGCTGGCATACCACTACCAAGATGAGATAAAAGGGTTGATTGTCGAAAGCGGGATAGCTAACACTTTTACCCTTTTCCTAGACTTTTTTGGGATTAAAATTAGTGATGAGCTGAGAGAGCAGCTTGAATCCGTGTCGAACAAGGCGAAAATAAGGAAGATAAAGGCTCCGACACTAATAATACACGCCGAAAACGACACATTGATACCAGTAAGCGAAGCCATAGAGCTGTACGAAAACTCCGGCGCGGAAGACAAAGAACTCTTCATAATTCCAGGAGCAGACCACAACGACCTGTGGTTCGTTGCAGGTGAAAAGTATTATGATAAAATAAAGGCCTTCGTCGAAGAACACTCCTAA
- a CDS encoding class II SORL domain-containing protein: protein MSSFGNLIYTPERATGEAVSKIESHTPKIEAPDSVKADQPFEVKVSVGPHPNTVEHSIRAIEVYFYEEGRAFNPILLANITLTPVYTQPTVKLTLSLKKSGTIYAVEYCNLHGLWEARKNITVT from the coding sequence ATGAGCTCGTTTGGAAACTTAATCTATACGCCTGAGAGAGCCACCGGGGAAGCGGTCAGCAAAATAGAGTCGCACACGCCGAAGATAGAGGCGCCGGACAGCGTCAAAGCAGACCAACCCTTCGAAGTGAAAGTATCAGTCGGCCCCCACCCGAACACGGTCGAGCACTCAATAAGAGCCATCGAAGTCTACTTCTACGAGGAGGGGCGCGCGTTTAACCCAATACTCTTAGCGAACATCACGTTGACACCAGTCTACACGCAGCCAACTGTGAAGCTCACACTGTCACTCAAAAAGAGTGGCACAATATATGCAGTGGAGTATTGCAACCTCCACGGACTATGGGAAGCCAGAAAGAATATCACAGTAACCTAA
- a CDS encoding SLC13 family permease encodes MQGLVQSYFAEFLEKWIYTPPAFVYVVFIAIFAITLILLATEKVNKALAALCGAAATILAGKYFETVFSWVPLTGAVLDVAQGRYPTMKPLLFTSEQVLTEMVDWQTIMIVIALLIVSSTVSRSGLFEYIVVKVIKRGGGDPKVLFVYFCALTYLLTLAMGLIPAFIVIVSLTVTLTRSLGIDPRPYILGELFVNNYAAMSTLIGTTANIVIASHYQMNPSYLLDYTGFLLLGTPFALACSAISMFLVQRSFRESIAKPENAEFETLRVRIMSLDESSLIEDKAVFKRTIILLILMIVGLIIASPLGVQIYIVMLVFAVAFLLLGNIDPRKAIMEVDWELLLFLIGIFIVVGGVYSTGILGAAGEALGAISQGNALMLVSLTITLSSVLSGVLEDVAVAVTLLHMIPVAALSALVSEKAIAWALLYGTKLGSILTPVGETTVILALSILSREGKPISWTTFMKHSVPIMVSSILVGVALIYMFTIILGWNTITPEQLITLLASQTITI; translated from the coding sequence ATGCAAGGGTTAGTGCAGAGCTACTTTGCAGAGTTTTTAGAAAAGTGGATTTACACCCCTCCTGCCTTCGTCTACGTCGTTTTCATAGCAATATTCGCCATCACGCTCATCCTGCTTGCCACTGAAAAAGTTAACAAGGCCTTAGCCGCCCTGTGCGGAGCTGCTGCAACAATACTCGCCGGCAAGTACTTTGAAACGGTTTTCAGCTGGGTTCCCCTCACCGGCGCCGTGCTTGACGTAGCACAAGGCAGGTACCCGACTATGAAGCCCCTGCTCTTCACAAGCGAGCAAGTTCTCACCGAGATGGTAGACTGGCAGACAATAATGATAGTGATAGCACTGCTCATAGTCTCCTCGACGGTCTCCAGGTCGGGTTTATTCGAGTACATAGTGGTCAAGGTCATCAAGAGGGGGGGAGGGGACCCAAAGGTTCTCTTCGTATATTTCTGCGCCCTCACTTACCTTTTAACATTGGCAATGGGCTTAATTCCCGCGTTCATAGTCATCGTATCTTTAACTGTCACGCTCACCCGTTCCCTTGGAATAGACCCCCGGCCATACATTCTGGGGGAGCTCTTCGTGAACAACTACGCTGCGATGTCAACACTCATAGGCACAACGGCCAACATAGTAATCGCGTCACACTACCAGATGAACCCGTCATACCTCCTAGACTACACTGGCTTCCTGTTACTAGGAACACCGTTCGCATTAGCTTGCTCAGCCATATCCATGTTCCTAGTCCAGAGGTCGTTTAGGGAATCTATTGCGAAACCAGAAAACGCGGAGTTTGAAACCTTGAGAGTGCGCATCATGTCGCTCGACGAGTCCAGTCTAATAGAAGATAAGGCAGTCTTCAAGAGAACCATAATTCTCCTAATACTAATGATAGTAGGATTGATAATCGCTAGCCCCCTAGGAGTTCAAATATACATCGTCATGCTCGTATTTGCAGTAGCCTTCCTGTTATTGGGGAACATCGACCCCAGAAAAGCGATAATGGAGGTCGACTGGGAGCTCCTATTGTTCCTAATAGGGATATTCATAGTCGTTGGAGGAGTATACAGCACCGGGATCCTGGGAGCGGCGGGGGAAGCGTTAGGTGCGATATCACAGGGAAACGCCCTGATGTTAGTATCCCTCACGATAACATTATCATCTGTGCTGTCAGGAGTCCTAGAGGACGTCGCCGTAGCCGTGACTCTGCTTCACATGATACCAGTTGCCGCCCTCAGCGCCCTCGTATCAGAGAAGGCTATAGCTTGGGCCCTGCTATACGGCACCAAGTTAGGCTCAATACTCACTCCGGTAGGGGAGACCACGGTAATACTCGCCCTATCCATACTCAGCAGAGAAGGCAAGCCAATCTCGTGGACAACATTCATGAAACACAGCGTCCCCATAATGGTCTCATCTATACTGGTCGGAGTAGCACTGATCTACATGTTCACCATAATACTCGGATGGAACACAATAACGCCAGAACAGCTAATCACACTACTAGCATCGCAAACCATAACAATATAA
- a CDS encoding HEPN domain-containing protein → MREDVALLRERALRGFELAKKAFEDGSYDWAVFLLEQACQLLIKYLLAFRIGYFSRTHSLGKLLSEAAEVFVEISGFREKFRDKLGVLEDAYIASRYLGRRYMREDVEGLFVVFEELWRLVCSYEAR, encoded by the coding sequence ATGAGAGAAGATGTTGCCCTTCTGAGGGAGAGGGCGCTGAGGGGCTTTGAGTTGGCGAAGAAGGCTTTCGAGGACGGGAGTTATGATTGGGCGGTTTTTCTTCTTGAGCAGGCATGCCAGCTTCTTATCAAGTACCTTCTCGCCTTTAGGATAGGTTATTTTTCTAGGACGCATAGTTTGGGTAAATTGCTCAGCGAGGCCGCCGAGGTTTTCGTGGAGATTTCCGGATTTCGTGAGAAGTTTAGGGATAAGCTTGGAGTTCTCGAGGACGCATATATAGCTTCAAGGTATCTTGGGAGAAGGTATATGAGGGAGGACGTTGAGGGTTTGTTTGTAGTGTTTGAGGAATTGTGGAGGCTGGTTTGTAGTTATGAGGCCCGTTGA